From one Oncorhynchus clarkii lewisi isolate Uvic-CL-2024 chromosome 6, UVic_Ocla_1.0, whole genome shotgun sequence genomic stretch:
- the LOC139412114 gene encoding kazal-type serine peptidase inhibitor domain 3 isoform X1 translates to MQWEIILCGIMLLLNMRTCESFPNKFDEDIDKRIDPLDYVIDPLDYDRLEDQFDRNVTACGECSPELCPVAQECRAGLILDSCGCCQECGNLEGQTCDIGDINVFYGLCGTDLQCKIDDLDVGDGEVAEPQCVCQSQDALCGSDDRTYMNNCQFKEAYFSNSALKIKRKGPCKTVPIIKVPPQNLVNVTGSSMVFLCEVFAFPMAMIEWKKDGRDIILPGDDPHISVQSRGGPLKYELSSWLQIEKAGLADAGTYRCVARNELGSISAMAVLGVLGPEEMSVYLTENVTEMLEYGHSEREYDEDYY, encoded by the exons ATGCAATGGGAAATAATACTTTGCGGAATTATGCTTTTGCTGAACATGAGAACTTGTGAAAGCTTCCCGAACAAGTTTGATGAGGACATTGACAAACGTATAGACCCATTAGATTACGTTATCGATCCATTAGATTATGATAGGCTTGAGGATCAGTTTGATAGAAATGTAACTGCTTGTGGTGAGTGCTCACCTGAATTGTGTCCCGTGGCACAAGAATGCAGGGCTGGGCTCATTTTGGACAGTTGTGGTTGCTGCCAAGAGTGTGGAAATCTAGAGGGGCAGACGTGTGATATTGGCGACATTAATGTATTTTACGGTCTCTGTGGGACGGATCTTCAATGCAAAATTGACGATTTGGATGTTGGAGATGGAGAAGTTGCGGAACCGCAGTGCGTCTGTCAATCGCAAGATGCGCTTTGTGGTTCCGATGACAGAACATACATGAACAATTGTCAGTTTAAAGAAGCGTACTTCTCAAATTCAGCACTCAAGATAAAGCGCAAAGGTCCATGCAAAACAG TGCCGATCATCAAGGTCCCACCCCAGAACCTGGTGAATGTTACGGGTAGTAGCATGGTGTTCCTCTGTGAGGTCTTTGCCTTTCCAATGGCAATGATTGAATGGAAGAAGGATGGCAGAGACATTATTCTTCCAGGAGATGACCCACACATATCTGTCCAG TCTCGGGGTGGTCCCCTGAAGTATGAGCTCTCTAGCTGGCTGCAGATCGAGAAAGCTGGCCTGGCCGATGCTGGCACCTACCGCTGTGTCGCTCGGAACGAGCTCGGCAGCATCTCTGCAATGGCTGTGTTAGGAGTTCTAGGTCCAG AAGAGATGTCCGTCTACTTGACGGAGAACGTGACGGAAATGTTGGAGTATGGCCACTCGGAGAGAGAGTATGATGAGGATTACTACTAG
- the LOC139412114 gene encoding kazal-type serine peptidase inhibitor domain 3 isoform X2 — protein MVFLCEVFAFPMAMIEWKKDGRDIILPGDDPHISVQSRGGPLKYELSSWLQIEKAGLADAGTYRCVARNELGSISAMAVLGVLGPEEMSVYLTENVTEMLEYGHSEREYDEDYY, from the exons ATGGTGTTCCTCTGTGAGGTCTTTGCCTTTCCAATGGCAATGATTGAATGGAAGAAGGATGGCAGAGACATTATTCTTCCAGGAGATGACCCACACATATCTGTCCAG TCTCGGGGTGGTCCCCTGAAGTATGAGCTCTCTAGCTGGCTGCAGATCGAGAAAGCTGGCCTGGCCGATGCTGGCACCTACCGCTGTGTCGCTCGGAACGAGCTCGGCAGCATCTCTGCAATGGCTGTGTTAGGAGTTCTAGGTCCAG AAGAGATGTCCGTCTACTTGACGGAGAACGTGACGGAAATGTTGGAGTATGGCCACTCGGAGAGAGAGTATGATGAGGATTACTACTAG
- the LOC139411249 gene encoding docking protein 2 isoform X2: protein MEEDIRKKGMLYLQQHRFGKKWKKVWSILYRESTCSISRLEFFECKDGASTLEKSDKNLRKQQESKKVIKLSDCIRVSEVDMEGSPKDCGQFHVETADKLFVFAVEMVELDDWTQKLCEIAFPMNWGEKGGMKRNSMQRSKEDAAEMGMEDNSLYSRRDSALKEFRVVVRRTEAAERCKLRGPYVLRTDFDSLLLKEPKSGEVLFTWPYRYLRRFGRDKVTFSFEAGRRCDSGEGSFEFDTKQGNMLFHALESAINLQRSAGLPFRQTSGGQEMDPGPRLLPAGEPGVYSTVNEALQRDGSSPPHLPQAKLEPPMEKLLTGVKSLTLDTRGIPCKNQVKNISSCPLMNSESQTYSEINMPLERRQQEDKPSLSLSAGPNHSSKDSDYSLPFDTIAKNLMADMLLSVHLPLGVEPQGCERSGCQMDDAPDPLYDSIDELAIRSGLSRSEGTKVRYTKAEHIYDEPEGCAAAIALEPNCPTSVYDDPEEVRGQAWKIMGTIVDPNGHEYPYNPHVDDYAVPKPPKRAFPPDTPQHEEEENSPYDNVRVKIN from the exons ATGGAGGAAGACATCAGGAAGAAAGGAATGCTCTACTTACAGCAACATAGGTTTGGCAAG AAATGGAAAAAGGTCTGGTCGATCCTGTACAGGGAGAGTACCTGCTCCATCTCACGCTTGGAGTTCTTTGAATGCAAAGATGGTGCGAGCACCCTGGAGAAATCAGACAAAAACCTCCGCAAGCAGCAGGAGAGCAAGAAGGTGATCAAGCTAAGCGACTGTATCCGGGTGTCAGAAGTGGACATGGAGGGCTCCCCGAAAGACTGTGGCCAGTTCCATGTGGAGACTGCAGACAAACTTTTTGTGTTTGCTGTGGAGATGGTCGAGCTGGACGACTGGACACAGAAACTGTGCGAAATTGCATTCCCT ATGAACTGGGGTGAGAAAGGAGGGATGAAACGTAACAGTATGCAGCGATCAAAGGAAGATGCTGCAGAAATGGGGATGGAGGACAACTCTCTGTACAGCAGAAGAGACAGTG CATTGAAGGAGTTCAGGGTGGTGGTGAGGAGGACGGAGGCAGCAGAGCGCTGCAAGCTGAGAGGCCCCTATGTTCTACGGACAGACTTCGACAGCCTCCTCCTCAAAGAGCCCAAGTCAGGAGAGGTTCTTTTCACCTGGCCCTACCGCTACCTCCGGAGGTTCGGACGGGACAAG GTGACATTTTCCTTTGAAGCGGGTCGCAGATGTGACTCTGGCGAAGGTAGCTTTGAGTTTGACACCAAACAGGGCAACATGCTGTTCCATGCCCTGGAGTCAGCCATCAACCTCCAGAGGAGTGCAGGCCTACCCTTCCGACAGACCTCAGGAGGCCAGGAGATGGACCCTGGGCCCAGGCTCCTGCCAGCAGGGGAGCCGGGTGTTTACAGCACCGTCAATGAAGCCCTGCAGAGGGACGGATCGTCTCCCCCACACCTCCCCCAGGCCAAATTGGAGCCCCCCATGGAGAAACTCCTCACCGGGGTCAAGAGCCTGACACTGGACACCAGAGGCATTCCCTGCAAGAACCAGGTGAAGAACATCTCCAGCTGCCCTCTGATGAACAGCGAGAGTCAGACCTACTCTGAGATCAACATGCCTCTGGAGAGGAGGCAGCAGGAGGATAAGCCCTCCCTCAGCCTCAGCGCTGGACCCAACCACTCCTCAAAGGACTCAGACTACTCTCTCCCCTTTGACACCATTGCCAAGAACCTGATGGCAGACATGCTGCTTAGTGTCCACCTCCCCCTGGGGGTGGAGCCGCAAGGCTGTGAGAGGTCAGGCTGCCAGATGGACGATGCTCCAGATCCCCTCTATGACAGCATTGATGAGTTGGCCATCCGATCAGGCCTAAGTAGGTCTGAGGGCACTAAAGTCAGATACACAAAGGCAGAGCACATCTATGATGAACCGGAGGGCTGTGCTGCAGCTATAGCTTTGGAGCCCAACTGCCCCACCTCTGTTTACGATGACCCCgaggaggtcagaggtcaggcatGGAAAATCATGGGCACCATAGTTGACCCCAATGGCCACGAGTATCCATACAACCCTCACGTTGACGACTACGCTGTCCCCAAGCCACCTAAGAGAGCTTTTCCGCCGGATACACCCCAACATGAAGAGGAGGAAAACTCTCCGTATGATAACGTGAGGGTGAAAATTAACTAA
- the LOC139411249 gene encoding docking protein 2 isoform X1 produces MEEDIRKKGMLYLQQHRFGKKWKKVWSILYRESTCSISRLEFFECKDGASTLEKSDKNLRKQQESKKVIKLSDCIRVSEVDMEGSPKDCGQFHVETADKLFVFAVEMVELDDWTQKLCEIAFPMNWGEKGGMKRNSMQRSKEDAAEMGMEDNSLYSRRDSALKEFRVVVRRTEAAERCKLRGPYVLRTDFDSLLLKEPKSGEVLFTWPYRYLRRFGRDKVTFSSTVNYKSPVTFSFEAGRRCDSGEGSFEFDTKQGNMLFHALESAINLQRSAGLPFRQTSGGQEMDPGPRLLPAGEPGVYSTVNEALQRDGSSPPHLPQAKLEPPMEKLLTGVKSLTLDTRGIPCKNQVKNISSCPLMNSESQTYSEINMPLERRQQEDKPSLSLSAGPNHSSKDSDYSLPFDTIAKNLMADMLLSVHLPLGVEPQGCERSGCQMDDAPDPLYDSIDELAIRSGLSRSEGTKVRYTKAEHIYDEPEGCAAAIALEPNCPTSVYDDPEEVRGQAWKIMGTIVDPNGHEYPYNPHVDDYAVPKPPKRAFPPDTPQHEEEENSPYDNVRVKIN; encoded by the exons ATGGAGGAAGACATCAGGAAGAAAGGAATGCTCTACTTACAGCAACATAGGTTTGGCAAG AAATGGAAAAAGGTCTGGTCGATCCTGTACAGGGAGAGTACCTGCTCCATCTCACGCTTGGAGTTCTTTGAATGCAAAGATGGTGCGAGCACCCTGGAGAAATCAGACAAAAACCTCCGCAAGCAGCAGGAGAGCAAGAAGGTGATCAAGCTAAGCGACTGTATCCGGGTGTCAGAAGTGGACATGGAGGGCTCCCCGAAAGACTGTGGCCAGTTCCATGTGGAGACTGCAGACAAACTTTTTGTGTTTGCTGTGGAGATGGTCGAGCTGGACGACTGGACACAGAAACTGTGCGAAATTGCATTCCCT ATGAACTGGGGTGAGAAAGGAGGGATGAAACGTAACAGTATGCAGCGATCAAAGGAAGATGCTGCAGAAATGGGGATGGAGGACAACTCTCTGTACAGCAGAAGAGACAGTG CATTGAAGGAGTTCAGGGTGGTGGTGAGGAGGACGGAGGCAGCAGAGCGCTGCAAGCTGAGAGGCCCCTATGTTCTACGGACAGACTTCGACAGCCTCCTCCTCAAAGAGCCCAAGTCAGGAGAGGTTCTTTTCACCTGGCCCTACCGCTACCTCCGGAGGTTCGGACGGGACAAGGTGACCTTCTCATCAACTGTCAACTACAAAAGCCCA GTGACATTTTCCTTTGAAGCGGGTCGCAGATGTGACTCTGGCGAAGGTAGCTTTGAGTTTGACACCAAACAGGGCAACATGCTGTTCCATGCCCTGGAGTCAGCCATCAACCTCCAGAGGAGTGCAGGCCTACCCTTCCGACAGACCTCAGGAGGCCAGGAGATGGACCCTGGGCCCAGGCTCCTGCCAGCAGGGGAGCCGGGTGTTTACAGCACCGTCAATGAAGCCCTGCAGAGGGACGGATCGTCTCCCCCACACCTCCCCCAGGCCAAATTGGAGCCCCCCATGGAGAAACTCCTCACCGGGGTCAAGAGCCTGACACTGGACACCAGAGGCATTCCCTGCAAGAACCAGGTGAAGAACATCTCCAGCTGCCCTCTGATGAACAGCGAGAGTCAGACCTACTCTGAGATCAACATGCCTCTGGAGAGGAGGCAGCAGGAGGATAAGCCCTCCCTCAGCCTCAGCGCTGGACCCAACCACTCCTCAAAGGACTCAGACTACTCTCTCCCCTTTGACACCATTGCCAAGAACCTGATGGCAGACATGCTGCTTAGTGTCCACCTCCCCCTGGGGGTGGAGCCGCAAGGCTGTGAGAGGTCAGGCTGCCAGATGGACGATGCTCCAGATCCCCTCTATGACAGCATTGATGAGTTGGCCATCCGATCAGGCCTAAGTAGGTCTGAGGGCACTAAAGTCAGATACACAAAGGCAGAGCACATCTATGATGAACCGGAGGGCTGTGCTGCAGCTATAGCTTTGGAGCCCAACTGCCCCACCTCTGTTTACGATGACCCCgaggaggtcagaggtcaggcatGGAAAATCATGGGCACCATAGTTGACCCCAATGGCCACGAGTATCCATACAACCCTCACGTTGACGACTACGCTGTCCCCAAGCCACCTAAGAGAGCTTTTCCGCCGGATACACCCCAACATGAAGAGGAGGAAAACTCTCCGTATGATAACGTGAGGGTGAAAATTAACTAA